One stretch of Podospora pseudoanserina strain CBS 124.78 chromosome 4, whole genome shotgun sequence DNA includes these proteins:
- a CDS encoding hypothetical protein (COG:C; EggNog:ENOG503NV7Z), protein MDKHLKTLQSLSKTLTTLYQTRTPYRINHGSTNSTRPRPSSGTATVDISSLNNVLSVNKATKTALVEPNVPMDKLVEATLPHGLIPPVVMEFPGITAGGGFAGTAGESSSFKHGFFDDTVRQVEMVLGDGKIVRFGPDDEEKGDLFRGAAGAVGTLGVTTCLEIRLMDAKKFVKTRYHRARSVAETVEVIRREVRNGDNDYVDGILFSRDHGVVVTGELTDVKPRAAEPRTFSRAWDQWFYLHAQNQQQSEEYIPLAEYLFRYDRGGFWVGAAAFEYFKFVPFTRFSRWFLDDFLHTRMMYRALHGSGESARFVVQDVAMPFETTEAFVDYTAESLNIWPLWLCPLRRRAPPTFHPFTTVPEGVVREEEDMMLNVGVWGWGPDEPARFVEKNRELEAKVRELGGMKWLYAHTYYDQDEFWDMYNGRGWYDELREKYNAGHLPSVWDKVHVDPEAAGNKKRHWLKRQVPLGGFYGIWKSIQSKDYFLHRNAAWKWKGEE, encoded by the coding sequence ATGGACAAGCACCTCAAAAccctccaatccctctccaaaaccctcaccaccctctacCAAACCCGCACCCCCTACCGCATCAACCACGGCTCAACAAACTCCACCCGCCCACGCCCTTCCTCCGGCACAGCAACAGTCGATATCTCCAGCCTGAACAACGTCTTATCCGTCAACAAAGCAACCAAAACCGCCCTCGTGGAACCAAACGTCCCAATGGACAAGCTGGTCGAAGCTACCCTCCCCCACGGCCTGATCCccccggtggtgatggagttcCCAGGCAtcaccgccggcggcggattcGCGGGCACAGCAGGGGAATCCTCCAGCTTCAAGCACGGCTTCTTCGACGACACGGTCAGACAAGTGGAGATGGTTCTCGGAGACGGGAAGATCGTACGGTTCGGACCTGACgacgaagaaaaaggggaCTTGTTCCGCGGAGCGGCCGGTGCGGTGGGCACGCTGGGGGTCACGACGTGTCTGGAGATTCGGCTGATGGACGCGAAAAAGTTTGTCAAGACGAGATACCACCGTGCCAGGAGCGTGGCCGAGACGGTCGAGGTGATCAGGCGGGAGGTCAGGAACGGCGACAACGACTACGTGGACGGCATCCTCTTCAGCAGGGACCACGGCGTGGTCGTCACGGGCGAGCTCACCGATGTCAAGCCCCGGGCGGCAGAACCACGGACGTTTTCCCGCGCGTGGGACCAGTGGTTTTACCTCCACGCTCAGAACCAACAGCAGTCCGAGGAGTACATCCCCCTGGCGGAATACCTCTTCCGGTACGACCGCGGCGGCTTCTGGGTCGGCGCCGCGGCCTTTGAGTACTTCAAATTCGTCCCCTTTACCAGGTTCTCCCGCTGGTTTCTGGATGACTTTTTGCACACCAGGATGATGTACCGCGCGTTGCACGGGTCTGGCGAGAGCGCGAGGTTTGTTGTGCAGGATGTCGCCATGCCGTTCGAGACCACCGAGGCGTTTGTGGATTACACTGCCGAGTCGCTGAACATCTGGCCTCTTTGGCTGTGTCCGCTCAGGCGGAGGGCTCCGCCGACGTTTCACCCTTTTACCACTGTTCCGGAGGGGGTCGTcagggaagaagaagacatgATGCTCAATGTGggcgtttggggatgggggccGGACGAACCGGCAAGGTTTGTCGAAAAGAACAGAGAGTTGGAGGCAAAAGTCAGGGAGCTGGGGGGCATGAAGTGGCTGTATGCGCACACGTATTACGACCAGGACGAGTTTTGGGACATGTACAACGGCAGGGGGTGGTATGACGAGCTGAGGGAAAAGTATAATGCCGGCCACCTGCCGAGCGTCTGGGACAAGGTCCACGTTGACCCCGAGGCGGCCGGGAACAAGAAGAGGCACTGGCTCAAGAGGCAGGTGCCGCTGGGGGGGTTTTATGGTATTTGGAAGAGTATTCAGAGCAAGGATTATTTCCTGCATCGGAATGCGGCctggaagtggaagggggaggagtga
- the VCX1 gene encoding Vacuolar calcium ion transporter (EggNog:ENOG503NU56; COG:P) produces MSFHVQTRQILRRVTTGKAPHETGSPSMDDEESPLLGHRIANGGSEANFWKHLLLDRTSSPGTKSPNALVRLPAHFFNVFKITLLSSWINVLLVFVPFGLIAGTYEWNPTLVFTLNFFAIIPLAAILSFATEEIAARLGETLGGLVNATLGNAVELIVSIVALRANQVEIVQASMLGSILSNLLLVLGMCFFLGGLTNMRDADGNAIEQSFSAGTAQTTCSLMTLASATMILPAALYGVLDSGSDKEEVALLLSRCSSVVLLFLYVMYLIFSLRSHKRLFESEAGPNAGEEEEHDPLLGPWSAGIVLLLTTLVISFCADHMVNSIDAVAESGALNKTFIGLILIPIVGNAAEHVTACVVAVKNKMDLAMGVAIGSSIQISLLVTPSLVLLGWAIGVPMTLRFETFQTVAFAVSVLVVTYTVQDGKSNYLEGAMLLGLYMIIALAFWASG; encoded by the exons ATGTCCT TTCACGTTCAAACCCGCCAGATCTTGCGCCGAGTAACCACCGGCAAAGCACCTCACGAAACAGGCTCGCCCAGcatggatgacgaggagagcCCCCTCTTGGGCCATAGGATCGCTAATGGCGGCTCCGAAGCCAACTTTTGGaaacaccttcttcttgatcgcACCAGCAGCCCTGGAACCAAGAGTCCCAACGCTCTGGTCCGGCTGCCGGCGCATTTTTTCAATGTCTTCAAGATCACATTGCTCAGCT CTTGGATAAACGTTCTCCTTGTTTTTGTTCCCTTTGGGCTCATCGCCGGCACGTACGAGTGGAACCCAACATTGGTTTTCACCCTCaacttcttcgccatcatccccctcgccgccatcctctcctttGCGACGGAGGAGATTGCTGCTCGGCTTGGCGAGACTCTCGGTGGCTTGGTCAACGCCACGTTGGGCAATGCCGTCGAACTTATT GTCAGTATCGTGGCCTTGAGGGCCAACCAGGTGGAAATCGTCCAGGCCTCCATGTTGGGCTCAATCCTCTCGAACCTCTTGCTTGTCCTGGGCATGtgcttcttcctcggtggCCTCACCAACATGCGCGACGCCGACGGAAACGCGATTGAGCAGAGCTTCTCTGCGGGCACGGCCCAGACGACATGCTCTCTCATGACGCTTGCATCGGCAACCATGATTCTGCCGGCCGCTCTGTACGGCGTCCTGGACAGCGGCTcggacaaggaggaggtggcccTGCTTCTTTCTCGCTGCTCGTCGGTCGTTTTGCTCTTTCTCTACGTCATGTACCTGATCTTCTCTCTCCGTTCACATAAGCGCCTGTTCGAGTCCGAGGCTGGTCCCAacgctggagaggaggaggagcacgACCCGCTCCTTGGCCCCTGGTCGGCTGGCATCGTGCTGTTGCTCACCACCCTGGTAATCAGCTTTTGCGCCGACCACATGGTCAACAGCATCGACGCCGTGGCCGAAAGCGGTGCCCTCAACAAGACGTTTATCGGCTTGATTCTCATCCCGATTGTCGGCAACGCGGCGGAGCATGTTACTGCCTGTGTGGTGGCTGTGAAGAACAAGATGGATCTGGCCATGGGTGTTGCGATTGGGTCTAGCATCCAGATTTCGCTGCTGGTGACTCCGTCGTTGGTTCTGCTGGGCTGGGCGATAGGTGTGCCCATGACACTCAGATTCGAGACATTCCAGACGGTGGCTTTTGCTGTGTCGGTGCTCGTGGTGACATACACGGTGCAGGACGGCAAGTCAAACTACCTGGAGGGAGCCATGTTGCTGGGGCTTTACATGATTATTGCCTTGGCTTTCTGGGCGAGTGGGTAA